The Paludisphaera rhizosphaerae genome contains the following window.
GGAAGTCGTCGAGCGAGACCTCGGCGACGATCATCTCGCGGAGGATGTCGTTCATGACGATCAGCTCGTAGATGCCCTGACGGCCCTTGTAGCCGGTGTTGTTGCAGCGGTCGCAGCCCTTGCCGTAGAACCACTTCTGGCCTGCCGCCTGCTCCTGCGTCATGCCCAGCTCCATGAGGACCTCGGCGCTGGGCATGAACTCGGCCTTGCAGTTCTGGCAGAGTTTGCGAACCAGCCGCTGAGCCAGCACGGCCTCAACGGTGGCCGTGATGAGGAACGTCGGCAGGCCCATATCGCGGAGCCGGGTGACGGCCGAGGGGGCGTCGTTGGTGTGCAGCGTGGTGAACACGACGTGGCCGGTCAGCGAAGCCTGGATCGAGATCTCCGCCGTCTCCAGGTCGCGCGTCTCCCCCACCAGGATCTTGTCCGGGTCCTGCCGCAGAATGGCCCGCAGACAGGCGGCGAAGGTCACGCCGATCTCAGGGTTGATCGGCACCTGGATCAGCCCTTCGATCTCGTACTCGACCGGTTCCTCGGTCGTGATGATCTTGTCCTCGATCTTGTTCAACTCGTTGAGCGTGGCGTAAAGCGTCGTCGTCTTGCCCGACGACGTCGGCCCGGTCACCAGGATGATGCCGTTGGGCTTGTGGATGACCTCCATCCAGCGAGCCAGGGTGTCGTTCGGAAGCCCGAGACGCTTGAGGTCGAGCTGGACGACCGAGCGGTCGAGGATTCGCAACACCACGCTCTCGCCGAACATGGTCGGCAACGTCGAGACGCGGATGTCGACGCTGTTACCGCCCAGGGCGAGCTGAATCTTGCCGTCCTGCGGCAGCCGGCGCTCGGCGATGTCGAGATTCGACATGACCTTGATGCGGCTGGAGATCGCCGGCGCGAGGTGGCGCGGGGGGGGCACCAGTTCGTACAGGATGCCGTCCACACGGTACCGCATCTTGTACTCTTCCTCGAACGGCTCAAAGTGGATGTCCGAGGCCTTGTCCTTGATCGCCAGCAGCAGCACCATGTTCAGGAGCTTGCGGACCGGCGCCGCCTCGGCCATCTCCTCGATCGCCTCGAGGTCGATCGTGTTCTCGTTGCGGCCGGCCATCTTCTGCAGGCCCTTGTCCTGCTCGATCTGCTTCACCACGTCCTGGATCGACTCGTGGTGGCCGGCGTAGATCCGCTCGATCGTCGCCGTCACGTCGGCCTCGGTCGAGATCGCCCCCTTGACGGGGACCCCCAGGAACAACCCCAGGTCGGTCAGGGTCGCGGGGTTCTGGGGCTCGGCCATCGCCACGGTGACGCTCTTATCCTTCTTGCTCTGCGAGAGCGGCACGACCTTGAACGTCGTCGCCATGCTCTCGTTCACCAGCTCGGTCATTTCGGCGGGGATCGTCGTGTCGGCCAGCTTGACCACCTTCATGCCAAGCTGTTCGCCGAGCGCCTTGAGGACCTGATCCTCTTTCACCATCCCCAGGCGGACGACCACCTTGCCCAGGAGCTCGCCGGCCCCACGCTTCTGCTCCTCGAGGGCGCGCATCAGCCCTTCCTCGTCGAGGTAGCCCATGTCGACCATGATGGTGCCGAGCCGTCGCGCCATGCCTCGCCCCCGATCGCGCCACGCGCGGACGTCGGGCAAGCCCCGGAAGGGCCCCCGCCCGCGCCTCGTCGCCGGTCCGTTCGTCTCGTGCTGGTCTGGTGGATACGTTCAGAGAGAAGATCGTCGCGGCCCCCAGGGGCCGTGCGTCGCTAGCAAACTGGATCGCTGAAATCGAACCGGCCGCCCGCTGGGCGCCGAGGGGGTTGGCCGGGAAAGCCGACTCCGAACCTCGCGCCCGCGGGGCATCGATCAGATCGTCTACCTATTTCAACGTGTACGTCTCTTGTACGCCGGCCGGGACGCCCTGTGACGAAACTCCCGTGCCGCGTTCACTTCCCTTCCTCGCCCTCTTCCTCTTCCTCGTCCTCGAAGATGCCCTTCTTGGCGTTCTCGATCCGATCCCGGAGATCGTTGACCTTGCGCGCCTTGTAGAGGACTTCTTCCTCCTCGCAGATCCCCTGCTTCCAGAGATTGAAGAGGCTGTCGTCCAGCAGGATCATGCCGTGTTTGCGACCGGTCTGGATCGACGAGTCGATACGATACGTCTTGTTTTCTCGGATCAGGTTCGAGATGGCCGGCGTCACCACGAGCATCTCGTAGGCCGCCACCAGCCCCTTGGGCTTGCGCGGCAGCAACGACTGAGCGAGCACCCCCAGGATCGCCACCGAAAGCTGGGTGCGGATCTGGTCCTGCTGCTCCTTCGGGAAGACGTCGATGATTCGGTTGACCGTCCCTTCGGCCGAGTTCGTGTGCAACGTGCCGAAGACGATGTGACCGGTCTCGGCGGCCGTGATCGCCGCCTGGATCGTCGCCAGGTCTCGCATTTCACCCACGAGGATGATGTCCGGGTCCATTCGAAGGGCCCGGCGGATGGCCTCGGGGAAGTCCGGAACGTCGATGCCAATCTCGCGCTGGTTGACCAGGGACTTCTTGTGCTTGTGGAAGTACTCGATCGGGTCTTCGATCGTGATGATGTGCCGGTCCATGTTGTCGTTGATCCAGTTGATCATCGACGCCAGGCTCGTGGTCTTCCCCGAACCCGTCGGACCGGTCACCAGAATCAGACCGCGAGGCCGCTGGATCAACTGTTCCATCACCGCCGGCAGGCCGAGCTGCGCGAAGGTGAGGAACTCGTTGGGGATCCGCCGCAGGACCAAACCGATATTGCCACGCTGCTTGAAGATGGCGACGCGGAACCGGGCCATCTCGCCGAAGGCGAAACCGAAGTCGGTCCCGCCGACCTCCTGAAGCTCCTGCTGACAGCGTTCGGGCGTGATGCTCTTCATCAGCGCCACGGTGTCCGGCGGCTCAAGCACCTTGGTCGCCAGGGGCCGCATGTGCCCCCCCAACCGAAGCATGGGCTGGCTGCCCACCGTCAAGTGCAGATCGCTGGCCTTCTGAGTGCAGACCGTCTGAAGGAGCTTGTCGATCAGGATCGTGCCCATGCCGTCGCTCACCTCCCCTGGTTGCCTCTGGAATGTCGACTGGAATCGTGTCGGGCTTGACTTTGTCCTGAAGACCAGCTGTCCATCGAATTCCTGAGGTCCGGTTTGGAGTTAGGCGGTTGTGGCCTAATCCTCTCGGCGTACTTCATTATTTCGGTGGGGCAGTCCTGGATCAAGCGCGCGAGCGCCTGGAAATGCAGACGCCTCCCGCGCCGGGCTGGACTTGAGCAGCCAATCCAGCTGACGACTCGGGGGCGTCTCAGGTCGTCCAACGTCTATCGGCTGGAATCACGCAGGGGTCGACGGCTTCTTCTCAGGCGTGGGCGTCGTGGCCGCCGAGACGTCGTGCTGGGTGATCCGGAGAACCTCGTCGAGCGTGGTGATCCCCTTGATCGCCTTGATGACGCCGTCTTCGAACAGTGTGCGCATCCCCTGCTTACGGGCCACCTTACGAATCGCCATCGTCGACTCGCCCTTGAACGCCATCTCGCGGACGGTGTTGGACATGAGCATCAACTCGTAGATGCCCAGACGACCCCGGTAGCCCTTCTTATTGCAGTTGGAGCATCCCTTCCCCTTCACGAAATTCGCCTTCTTCGCAAGCTCCGGACGCAAGCCGAGACTTGCCAAAACGTGGGCTGGGGGTTCGTAGCGCACCTTGCACTTGGGGCAGACCTTTCGCACCAAGCGTTGAGCCAAGACTGCAAGCACGGAGCTGGCCACAAGGAAGGGCTGGATGCCCACGTCGACCAGACGTGTAATGGCGCTGGGCGCATCGTTCGTATGCAATGTACTGAAAACCAAGTGTCCGGTCAGAGAGGCCTGGATAGCCGTCTCAGCGGTCTCCAAATCCCGAATTTCGCCCACCAGGAGGATGTTCGGGTTCTGCCGGAGCATGGCTCGAATGATGCGTGCAAAGGTCATTCCGATCTTCGCCTTGACCTCACATTGGTTCACACCAGGGAGGTAGTATTCCACGGGGTCCTCGGCCGTGATGATCTTCACGTCCGGGCGATTGAGCTCGTTAAGAGCCGCGTAGAGGGTCGTCGTCTTGCCGGACCCGGTGGGACCAGTGACCAGAAGGATGCCGTTGGGGCGACGAATCAGCTGCTTGAACTTGGCGTAGTCGTCATCCGAGAAACCCAGGTCTTGCAAGCTGACCTTGATGTTGTCGCGGTCGAGGATACGCATGACCACGGACTGGCCATGCGTGGTTGGCAGAATGCTGACGCGAAGGTCGATGTCTTTACCGGCGACGAGGATCTTGATTCGGCCGTCCTGAGGTCGACGTTTCTCGGCGATGTCGATCTGCCCCATGATTTTGAGGCGGCTCACCATCGCACCGAGCAGACGCCGGGGGGCGGAATCCCGCTCCATCAGGACGCCGTCGATCCGATATCGGATCCGAACCCGTTCGGCGAACGGTTCGATATGGATGTCCGAGGCTCGGTTGCGGACGGCCTCTTCAATAATGAGGTGAACCAGGCGAATGACCGGGGCGTCGCCGTCCTCCAGCGTGTTCGTCCGGGATGTACCGCCGCCGCCGCCGGTATCATCCATGTAATC
Protein-coding sequences here:
- a CDS encoding GspE/PulE family protein, which gives rise to MAKSRDWTEILIRRGVIGPDQLKEAQRSGGEVEDALVKLGYADATDVTKAKAEQHGLPYVELREVEIPASVIGKVPESLARENIVMPMEEGNGSIRVIMHDPMGFETIEKLRFVLNREIEVALAPREAIIEAINKYYGAATGETESVDSMLTEFTDTQMDYMDDTGGGGGTSRTNTLEDGDAPVIRLVHLIIEEAVRNRASDIHIEPFAERVRIRYRIDGVLMERDSAPRRLLGAMVSRLKIMGQIDIAEKRRPQDGRIKILVAGKDIDLRVSILPTTHGQSVVMRILDRDNIKVSLQDLGFSDDDYAKFKQLIRRPNGILLVTGPTGSGKTTTLYAALNELNRPDVKIITAEDPVEYYLPGVNQCEVKAKIGMTFARIIRAMLRQNPNILLVGEIRDLETAETAIQASLTGHLVFSTLHTNDAPSAITRLVDVGIQPFLVASSVLAVLAQRLVRKVCPKCKVRYEPPAHVLASLGLRPELAKKANFVKGKGCSNCNKKGYRGRLGIYELMLMSNTVREMAFKGESTMAIRKVARKQGMRTLFEDGVIKAIKGITTLDEVLRITQHDVSAATTPTPEKKPSTPA
- a CDS encoding type IV pilus twitching motility protein PilT; this translates as MGTILIDKLLQTVCTQKASDLHLTVGSQPMLRLGGHMRPLATKVLEPPDTVALMKSITPERCQQELQEVGGTDFGFAFGEMARFRVAIFKQRGNIGLVLRRIPNEFLTFAQLGLPAVMEQLIQRPRGLILVTGPTGSGKTTSLASMINWINDNMDRHIITIEDPIEYFHKHKKSLVNQREIGIDVPDFPEAIRRALRMDPDIILVGEMRDLATIQAAITAAETGHIVFGTLHTNSAEGTVNRIIDVFPKEQQDQIRTQLSVAILGVLAQSLLPRKPKGLVAAYEMLVVTPAISNLIRENKTYRIDSSIQTGRKHGMILLDDSLFNLWKQGICEEEEVLYKARKVNDLRDRIENAKKGIFEDEEEEEGEEGK
- a CDS encoding GspE/PulE family protein, which encodes MARRLGTIMVDMGYLDEEGLMRALEEQKRGAGELLGKVVVRLGMVKEDQVLKALGEQLGMKVVKLADTTIPAEMTELVNESMATTFKVVPLSQSKKDKSVTVAMAEPQNPATLTDLGLFLGVPVKGAISTEADVTATIERIYAGHHESIQDVVKQIEQDKGLQKMAGRNENTIDLEAIEEMAEAAPVRKLLNMVLLLAIKDKASDIHFEPFEEEYKMRYRVDGILYELVPPPRHLAPAISSRIKVMSNLDIAERRLPQDGKIQLALGGNSVDIRVSTLPTMFGESVVLRILDRSVVQLDLKRLGLPNDTLARWMEVIHKPNGIILVTGPTSSGKTTTLYATLNELNKIEDKIITTEEPVEYEIEGLIQVPINPEIGVTFAACLRAILRQDPDKILVGETRDLETAEISIQASLTGHVVFTTLHTNDAPSAVTRLRDMGLPTFLITATVEAVLAQRLVRKLCQNCKAEFMPSAEVLMELGMTQEQAAGQKWFYGKGCDRCNNTGYKGRQGIYELIVMNDILREMIVAEVSLDDFRDACRKHGMKTLREAGLEAISEGRTSIEEVLRETMTEV